The Bradyrhizobium oligotrophicum S58 genome contains the following window.
TCGCGGCAAGGAGTACACCGCGCTGTCGGTCGCCGTCGGCGCTGTCTCCGGATTCTGTAGCGGCCTGGCGCAGACCGGAGGCCCGCCAATCGTCGGCTATTGGCTGGGGCGCCCGATCGCCTCGAAGATCGCGCGGGCGAACATCGTGCTGTTCTTCGGGGCCTCGGATTTCTTCGCCATGGTGAGCTATGCGACCAGCGGGCTGATCACGTGGGATTCGCTCAAGCTCTCGCTGCTGATCGGGCCGGTCTACGCGCTTGGCGTTGCATTCGGCGCGTCGCTGTTCGGCCGCGCGAGCGAGCGCGTGTTTCGCGCCATCTGCTATGCGCTGATCGCAATTGCTGTCATCGCCGGCCTGCCGGCCCTCGACGGCGTGCTCGGCCGGGGCTAGCCTCCCGGCAACGAGACCGACCGGGAGGACACCCATGATCAATCGCCGCACAATGTTGTCGCTGGCGCTGGGCACAGCCGGAGCCGTCGCAGCGCCCTCGGTGTTTGCGCAAGGCGCCAAGACCGGCACGCGCATTGTCTTCCTCGGCACCAAGGGCGGCCCGCGGGTCGGGATCGGCGCCTCGAACCCGGCCAATCTGGTGGTCGTCAACGGCACGCCGTTCGTGATCGATTGCGGCATGGGCGTCAGCCGTCAGCTCGTGAGTGCAGGCGTTCCGATTCCGTCGGTGAAGTACATCCTGATCAGCCACCATCACTCGGATCACAATCTCGAATACGGCAATCTGTTCTACAACGCCTGGGCCGCAGGATTGTCGACGCCGATCCAGTCGTTCGGACCGAAGGGCCTGGAAGCGATGACGCGAGGCTTCTGGGCGACCAACAAGTTCGATGTCGACACGCGCATCGAGGACGAAGGCCGGCCCGATCCGCGGCCGCTGCTGATTGCCAAGGACATCGACGATGACGGCGTCGTCCTGAAGACCGCGGACGTCACGGTGACCGCGTTCCGCACGCCGCATCCGCCGATCACCGACAATTTCGCCTACAAGTTCGAGACGCCGGACGGCACGATCGTGTTCTCGAGCGACACCGCCTACAATCCGAAGCTCGCCGAGTTTGCGAGGGGCGCCGACGTGCTCGTGCACGAATGCCTGTATGTTCCTGCGGTCGATCGCCTCGTCGCAAAAACAAAGAACGGCTCGACGCTGAAGAAGCACCTGCTCGACAGCCATACCACCACGGAAGACGTCGGACGCATCGCCGCGGCGGCGGGCGTGAAGGTGCTGGTGCTCAGCCATTTCGTGCCCGGCGACGATCCCGAGGTGACCGACGACGACTGGACCCGCGACGTGAAGAAGAACTACTCGGGCCGCATCGTGGTGGCGAAGGACCTGATGGAGCTCAAGCTACCGGTATAGTCGCCGTAGGGTGGGCAAAGCAGCCGCCAACGGCGGCAGCGTGCCCACCGTTGATCGGCGAACTCATCAGCAAGACGGTGGGCACGTCGCTACGACGATCTTGAGCGCGGACGGAGCACGGCTGCGCCTTTGCCCGCCCTACAGCCACCGCGATCAAGCTCGACTCAATCCTCCGGCGAGGCCGACCGCACCTTGCGCCGGCGGGGCCGTTGCCGCTCGCTGCTCGGCTCCGGCTCGGGATCCCTCAATGCACCGATGCGGCGCAGCGCGGCTTCCGCGGCGCGCTCGCCGGAGTCCCAGGCGCCGTCGACCGTGCCCCACAGCGTTTCGTGCGTGGCCTCTCCCGCAAGAAACAGCGGACCCAAGGGCTCGCCCAATATCTTGCGTGCGCCCTGGCTACCGGGCGTCGCGGCCGACATCGCCCCGAGCACGCCCGGCACCTGATTCCAGCGCGTGGCTGCGGACGACTTCACGGCAGCCGCCGCCTCGCTGCCGAACAGCTTGATCAGCCACTCTTTGGCGAATGCAACCATCGCCGCCTCGCCCTGCGCTGACAGTTCGCGGCCGAAGCTGCCTGCAACATCGATGGTGCACAGCGACGATCCGCCGATATTGGCCAGCAGCAGACCGGTCCGATTCGAATTGCTCTGCTCGATGATCACCTCGTCGCGCGACAGGCCGAGCGGATTGCCGGTCAGCATCAGCGCAATGTGATCGGTGCTGCCCAGGCTGAGCTTGGCGGCGGCGTCGAGCTGGCGCTTCGGCAGCTCGGGCGCGAACTTGATGGCGCCGGATGTCAGCACGTTGGTGGACACCGTGAGAATGACGGCGCGGGTCGCGATCCGCCCCGCCGGCGTCTCCACCGCGACGTCGCGGTTGCTCCATACGATGCGCGTCGCAGGCGTCGACAGCAACACGGGCAGCGGCTCGCCGAGCTTGCCGAGCAGCGTGCCCAGGCCTTGGCGACAGGCCAGCGGCGCACCGCGATCCTGGGCGCGCGCCTTGTCGATCACTGAGAGATCGGCGAGATCCTTGCCGGTCGCGCTGGCGCCGAGCACGAACGCCGTCGTGCTGGTCCAGTCGCCAAGGTCCTTCGGCAGCGCCGCCGCGCAGGACGTATCGAGCTTGCCGCGCGAGGCCTCGTCGATGGCGCGATTGGCACGCACGAGGCCGGCGAGGAACTGCTCGGTCTCGCCCGGCCGCGCATTGCGCCGGCCGACGCGGATCTTCTGCCCGACGGGCGCCGCGACGACGTCGAGACCGACGCCACGGGCGAGCTTGCCGATCGGGTTGCTGTCGGCGTTGAGAAGCCAGCGGGCGCCGCGGTCGAACGGCACGCCGAAGGTCGCGGTATCCGTGCTGCAGCGACCACCGATCTGCGCGGATGCTTCGAGCAGGACGACCTTGCGATTGGCTGCCGCCACGCGGCGCGCCGCGGCGATCCCCGCCGCACCGGCCCCGATCACGACAATGTCAGCCTCGCGTGGGACAGCCGCTTGCGCGGCGCGGCCGACGAGGGGCAGCGCGGCCAGCGCCGCGGAAGCGGAGAGGAAGCCGCGGCGCGTGAAGCTCATGACATGGTTTCCGAAAGCTTTGAACGAAACGAATTCCAGCCGAATTTGCCGCATCTCCCGCGCTGCGGCAACCGGGATGGTAAACGTGATACCATCGGGAACGCGTCGACTATGAACCAAATTGCAACCGCAATCGACCATCATGGAAGAAGGTAAGCAGGCGGCCGGCCAAGGTCGCCCGGGGAGCGTAATGGGTATCGTGCTTGATCACATCGGCAAGCTGATTGCCGCCTATCTCCAGAAGGAGATCCCGGGCTATGAGCCGTTCACGCCGAGCGATCCGGAGTATCTCCGCAAGGATATGCAGCCCGGCGACGTGCTGCTGGTCGAAGGCAACAGCCGCATCTCCGGCATCATCAAATACCTGACGCAGTCGACCTGGTCGCACGCTGCGCTCTATGTCGGGCCGATCGACGGCGCCGTCGAGCCTGACGGCGAGCCGCACGTGCTGGTGGAAGCCTATGTCGGCGACGGCGTGATCTCGGCGCCGCTGTCGAAATACTTTGCCTATCACACCCGCGTGTGCCGCCCCGTCGGCCTGACCTTCGAGGACCGGCACACGGTGTGCCGCTACGCCATCAACCGCATCGGCTTCGGCTACGACACCAAGAACATCGTCGACCTGATGCGCTTCCTGATTCCGCTGCCGATCCCGCAGCGCTGGCGGCGGCGCATGATCGCGCTGGGCTCGGGTGATCCGACCAAGATGATCTGCTCGGCGCTGATCGCGCAGGCGTTCGACGCGGTGCGCTATCCGATCCTGCCGAAGATCACGCGGGCGCCGTCTCGGCGTGCCAAGCGCGAGATCCTGCACATCCGCGATTCATCGCTCTACATGCCGCGCGACTTCGACATCTCGCCCTATTTCGAGATCATCAAGCCGACCATCGTCAACGGTTTCGACTACACGGCACTGCACTGGGCCGACAAGCAAAAGCCGCTCGCGGAGGTAGCGGGCGAGTTCGCCGTGTTTCCAGGAGCCGTCACAGCGCCGCCGCTCGTTCCTGAAGCGGCTGACGAAGAAGCGACGCACCCGATTCCGGCTCAGGAAGTGATGACCGAGAAGGTCAGCGAACGGCTCGTCGTCAGCGAGTATTTCCTCGTCGCCGAGCCAGTCCGAAAGGTCGCGCCGCGCGCAGCTACACGACGGCGCAAGGTCGCGGTGTGAGCGCCGTCTATTCTGCTCAGCGATCAGACCGCCCGATCACGTCCATCAGCTCCGCGATCTTCTGCCGCTGATCGGCCTTGTCGCCGGAGGCAATCGCGTGCTCGACGCAATGCGCGACGTGATCGCGCAAAATCTCCTCCTCGACCCGCCGCAGCGCCGCCCTGACAGCGGAGATCTGCGTCACGATGTCGATGCAGTAGCGGTTGTCCTCGACCATTTTCGACAGGCCCCTGACCTGCCCTTCGATCCGGCTCAAACGTTTCTGACAGGATGTCTTGATGTCGTCGCGCATGCGGCCTATATACCCCTAGAGGGTATAGGTTTCAAGAGGCGAGGCTGGCAATGTCGGACACCGAACACGGACACGGCGGCGCGGCGGCCCCGACCGGCGGATGCGGCTGCGGATCGCAGGAGGGCACGGTGGAAACCGGACAAAAGCAGCCGACTGCGGACGCGTGTTGCAGCGATCGTGCCG
Protein-coding sequences here:
- a CDS encoding MBL fold metallo-hydrolase — translated: MINRRTMLSLALGTAGAVAAPSVFAQGAKTGTRIVFLGTKGGPRVGIGASNPANLVVVNGTPFVIDCGMGVSRQLVSAGVPIPSVKYILISHHHSDHNLEYGNLFYNAWAAGLSTPIQSFGPKGLEAMTRGFWATNKFDVDTRIEDEGRPDPRPLLIAKDIDDDGVVLKTADVTVTAFRTPHPPITDNFAYKFETPDGTIVFSSDTAYNPKLAEFARGADVLVHECLYVPAVDRLVAKTKNGSTLKKHLLDSHTTTEDVGRIAAAAGVKVLVLSHFVPGDDPEVTDDDWTRDVKKNYSGRIVVAKDLMELKLPV
- a CDS encoding YiiX/YebB-like N1pC/P60 family cysteine hydrolase codes for the protein MGIVLDHIGKLIAAYLQKEIPGYEPFTPSDPEYLRKDMQPGDVLLVEGNSRISGIIKYLTQSTWSHAALYVGPIDGAVEPDGEPHVLVEAYVGDGVISAPLSKYFAYHTRVCRPVGLTFEDRHTVCRYAINRIGFGYDTKNIVDLMRFLIPLPIPQRWRRRMIALGSGDPTKMICSALIAQAFDAVRYPILPKITRAPSRRAKREILHIRDSSLYMPRDFDISPYFEIIKPTIVNGFDYTALHWADKQKPLAEVAGEFAVFPGAVTAPPLVPEAADEEATHPIPAQEVMTEKVSERLVVSEYFLVAEPVRKVAPRAATRRRKVAV
- a CDS encoding metal-sensitive transcriptional regulator, with product MRDDIKTSCQKRLSRIEGQVRGLSKMVEDNRYCIDIVTQISAVRAALRRVEEEILRDHVAHCVEHAIASGDKADQRQKIAELMDVIGRSDR
- a CDS encoding flavin monoamine oxidase family protein, producing the protein MSFTRRGFLSASAALAALPLVGRAAQAAVPREADIVVIGAGAAGIAAARRVAAANRKVVLLEASAQIGGRCSTDTATFGVPFDRGARWLLNADSNPIGKLARGVGLDVVAAPVGQKIRVGRRNARPGETEQFLAGLVRANRAIDEASRGKLDTSCAAALPKDLGDWTSTTAFVLGASATGKDLADLSVIDKARAQDRGAPLACRQGLGTLLGKLGEPLPVLLSTPATRIVWSNRDVAVETPAGRIATRAVILTVSTNVLTSGAIKFAPELPKRQLDAAAKLSLGSTDHIALMLTGNPLGLSRDEVIIEQSNSNRTGLLLANIGGSSLCTIDVAGSFGRELSAQGEAAMVAFAKEWLIKLFGSEAAAAVKSSAATRWNQVPGVLGAMSAATPGSQGARKILGEPLGPLFLAGEATHETLWGTVDGAWDSGERAAEAALRRIGALRDPEPEPSSERQRPRRRKVRSASPED
- a CDS encoding sulfite exporter TauE/SafE family protein; the protein is MSLSGLIPADLSLFATTALAIVAFIAATARGFSGFGAALIFMPLASSFATPRLVAPLLLVIDFVSMAPMVAPAWREADRKATAVIVAGALVGVPLGTWFLTRLDPVTVRWIITGFVVALLALLLSGWRYRGKEYTALSVAVGAVSGFCSGLAQTGGPPIVGYWLGRPIASKIARANIVLFFGASDFFAMVSYATSGLITWDSLKLSLLIGPVYALGVAFGASLFGRASERVFRAICYALIAIAVIAGLPALDGVLGRG